One Cryptosporangium aurantiacum DNA window includes the following coding sequences:
- a CDS encoding winged helix DNA-binding domain-containing protein, which produces MTGQRLSRRALNRATLARQFLLERADVRVVDAVERLGGLQAQTPHSWYFGLAARLAGVTPEAVSALLVDRSLVRIALQRSTIHLVSARDGLAWRPLLTPVILRATLQTYRRFLDGVDLDELAAVGRELLAEAPLTFAALEKGLAERWPANDPHALSYTVRALLPLVQVPPRGSWGPSGPVSGPIAHIPAEFWLDAGPVEPAVPDDLVLRYLGAFGPAGVKDAQTWSGLTRLGEVFERLRPRLVTFTDDEGRELFDLPDAPRPGEETPSPVRFLYDFDNLHLSYAERNRFQVPETAEARARTFTKNGQLPGTILVDGDVHGVWVLTRGRGGATLTVRPLSRWSAAQASAIEAEGAALLAFAAPASARQELVVGDPV; this is translated from the coding sequence ATGACTGGGCAGAGGCTCTCCAGGCGGGCGCTGAACCGCGCGACGCTCGCCAGGCAGTTCCTCCTGGAACGCGCCGACGTGCGGGTGGTGGACGCCGTCGAGCGGCTCGGTGGCCTCCAGGCTCAGACGCCGCACTCCTGGTACTTCGGGCTCGCCGCCCGGCTGGCCGGTGTCACGCCGGAGGCCGTCTCGGCGCTGCTGGTCGACCGCAGCCTGGTGCGGATCGCGCTGCAGCGGTCCACGATCCACCTCGTCTCGGCGCGCGACGGGCTGGCCTGGCGTCCGCTGCTGACGCCGGTGATCCTGCGGGCCACGCTGCAGACGTACCGGCGCTTCCTCGACGGCGTCGACCTGGACGAGTTGGCCGCGGTCGGCCGTGAGCTGCTGGCCGAGGCGCCGCTGACGTTCGCGGCGCTGGAGAAGGGCCTCGCCGAGCGCTGGCCGGCGAACGATCCGCACGCGCTGTCCTACACGGTGCGGGCGCTCCTGCCGCTCGTGCAGGTGCCGCCGCGGGGCTCCTGGGGTCCGTCCGGCCCGGTCAGCGGGCCGATCGCGCACATCCCGGCGGAGTTCTGGCTGGACGCCGGCCCTGTCGAGCCCGCGGTACCCGACGACCTCGTCCTGCGTTACCTGGGCGCGTTCGGCCCGGCCGGGGTGAAGGACGCGCAGACCTGGTCGGGGCTCACCCGGCTGGGCGAGGTGTTCGAGCGGCTGCGCCCCCGGTTGGTCACGTTCACCGACGACGAGGGCCGGGAGTTGTTCGACCTGCCCGACGCGCCGCGCCCCGGCGAGGAGACGCCGTCGCCGGTCCGTTTCCTCTACGACTTCGACAACCTGCACCTGTCCTACGCCGAGCGGAATCGGTTCCAGGTGCCGGAGACCGCCGAGGCGCGCGCGCGGACGTTCACGAAGAACGGCCAGTTGCCCGGCACGATCCTCGTCGACGGCGACGTCCACGGCGTCTGGGTGCTGACCCGCGGGCGGGGCGGCGCCACGCTCACCGTGCGGCCGCTGTCCCGCTGGTCGGCCGCGCAGGCGTCCGCGATCGAGGCCGAGGGCGCGGCGCTGCTGGCGTTCGCGGCCCCGGCGTCGGCCCGGCAGGAACTGGTGGTCGGCGACCCGGTGTGA
- a CDS encoding exopolyphosphatase — MSYRLVTRSDFDGLVCAVLLRRLDLVDEITFVHPKDVQDGTFEVTERDILTNVPYAPRAHLVFDHHHSETLRTGGDAPNHVIIPDAPSAARVVYDYYGGRERFPSVSDEIMDAVDRADSAQYDIREILDPTGWTLLNFLMDSRTGLGRFRQFRISNYQLMLALIDACIEHQDVEDILDLPDVAERADLYNAHHKFFVDQLKRVGTLHGDVVVVDLRNEATIYAGNRFMVYALYPQARVSVHVLWGRQKQNTVLAVGKSIFDRTSPIDVGAVMLHYGGGGHVAAGTCQVPHEDAERVLAEVIDAVGTPRTVAV; from the coding sequence ATGTCGTACCGCCTGGTGACCCGTAGCGACTTCGACGGGCTGGTGTGCGCCGTACTGCTGCGCCGGCTCGACCTGGTCGACGAGATCACGTTCGTCCACCCCAAGGACGTCCAGGACGGGACGTTCGAGGTCACCGAGCGGGACATCCTCACCAACGTGCCGTACGCGCCGCGCGCGCACCTGGTCTTCGACCACCACCACTCGGAGACGCTGCGCACCGGCGGTGACGCGCCGAACCACGTCATCATCCCGGACGCACCGTCCGCGGCCAGGGTCGTCTACGACTACTACGGCGGGCGCGAGCGGTTCCCCTCGGTCTCCGACGAGATCATGGACGCCGTCGACCGCGCCGACTCCGCGCAGTACGACATCCGGGAGATCCTCGACCCGACCGGCTGGACGCTGCTCAACTTCCTGATGGACAGCCGCACCGGGCTCGGCCGGTTCCGCCAGTTCCGCATCTCGAACTACCAGCTGATGCTGGCGCTGATCGACGCGTGCATCGAGCACCAGGACGTCGAGGACATCCTCGACCTGCCGGACGTCGCTGAGCGAGCCGACCTCTACAACGCCCACCACAAGTTCTTCGTCGACCAGCTCAAGCGGGTCGGAACGCTGCACGGCGACGTGGTCGTCGTCGACCTGCGGAACGAGGCGACGATCTACGCGGGCAACCGGTTCATGGTCTACGCCCTGTACCCGCAGGCCCGCGTCTCGGTGCACGTGCTGTGGGGCCGCCAGAAGCAGAACACCGTCCTCGCAGTGGGCAAGTCGATCTTCGACCGCACGTCACCGATCGACGTCGGTGCGGTGATGCTCCACTACGGCGGCGGCGGTCACGTCGCCGCCGGGACGTGCCAGGTGCCGCACGAGGACGCCGAACGCGTCCTCGCCGAGGTGATCGACGCGGTCGGGACGCCCCGCACGGTCGCGGTCTGA
- a CDS encoding cutinase family protein, whose product MIFASVFHARASRWVVAALLLLPVVVIVAGAPVARGENPACGDVTVVFARGSGQRLAQRESAVFFAALSVRLGTAVRATAYELGTATYGGTRYPAVGVGVDSSDAFENLLDAGSYWTGNAGGRYRASVRAGAIELRAYLEQRLRACPDERVILGGYSQGAQVVGDALPTVPRSLRDRIVFVGLFGDPKLSLPEGRGIFPAACQGRSLSPWRRGNVSCYTDNGVLEARSPYVPADLARRVGSWCDRDDPICNNNLGDFAHSTHGLYAKPGRAVDQAVREAAAAIPGTPESPPVNSFRPTPADDAQSAETREVEKSSASAASVALVIDEYWTRPGTPVTFDASASALPPSAVAAYRWDFDGDGTTDRTTPVPTVAHVYPEPFQGRVRLRVSAADGAELMAGAVVHVDRVGLARQLPADPTGVTVRAAHGPDGAVVRWRPGTAVDGQRGAVADGRRGTVAGGPVDAWRVHDAAGRLLVHVPGSARQADLPALPDRTTALTVEAVNEYGSSVARVAVPHGTGSSRFADVVPAGNVTGADGGALDGVRTVDAGEADARGLSTAPLAAAVVLLLATVGALGVTLARAGSLRTGGAGRHRKRRCPF is encoded by the coding sequence GTGATCTTCGCGTCTGTGTTCCACGCTCGGGCCTCGCGCTGGGTGGTCGCGGCTCTGCTCCTGCTGCCGGTCGTGGTGATCGTGGCCGGTGCGCCGGTGGCGCGCGGAGAGAACCCCGCGTGCGGCGACGTCACCGTGGTGTTCGCGCGGGGCTCCGGGCAGCGGCTGGCGCAGCGGGAGAGCGCGGTGTTCTTCGCCGCGCTGTCGGTTCGGCTCGGAACCGCGGTGCGGGCCACCGCGTACGAACTCGGTACGGCCACGTACGGTGGGACCCGCTACCCGGCCGTCGGCGTCGGCGTCGACAGCAGCGACGCGTTCGAGAACCTGCTGGACGCCGGGTCGTACTGGACCGGCAACGCCGGTGGCCGGTACCGGGCCAGCGTCAGGGCCGGCGCCATCGAGCTGCGTGCCTACCTGGAGCAGCGGCTGCGGGCCTGCCCGGACGAGCGGGTGATCCTCGGGGGGTACTCGCAGGGCGCCCAGGTCGTCGGCGACGCGCTCCCCACGGTGCCGCGCAGCCTCCGCGACCGCATCGTGTTCGTCGGCCTGTTCGGCGACCCGAAGCTCTCACTGCCGGAGGGGCGAGGGATCTTTCCCGCGGCGTGCCAGGGCCGATCGCTGTCGCCCTGGCGGCGCGGGAACGTCAGTTGTTACACCGATAACGGCGTGCTCGAGGCACGTTCGCCGTACGTCCCGGCGGACCTGGCGCGGCGGGTCGGCTCCTGGTGCGACCGGGACGACCCGATCTGCAACAACAACCTCGGCGACTTCGCGCACTCGACGCACGGCCTTTACGCGAAGCCCGGCCGGGCGGTCGACCAGGCGGTCCGCGAGGCGGCGGCCGCGATACCGGGCACGCCCGAGTCGCCGCCAGTGAATTCTTTTCGACCGACCCCTGCGGACGACGCTCAGTCAGCGGAGACACGTGAGGTTGAAAAGAGTTCAGCTTCCGCGGCGTCGGTCGCGCTGGTCATCGACGAATACTGGACGCGGCCGGGCACGCCGGTGACGTTCGACGCCTCGGCCTCGGCGCTGCCGCCCTCGGCGGTGGCCGCGTACCGCTGGGACTTCGACGGCGACGGCACGACCGACCGCACGACCCCCGTTCCGACCGTGGCGCACGTGTACCCGGAGCCGTTCCAGGGCCGCGTCCGGCTGCGCGTGAGCGCCGCCGACGGCGCCGAGCTCATGGCGGGCGCGGTCGTCCACGTCGACCGGGTCGGGCTCGCGCGTCAGCTCCCCGCCGATCCGACCGGCGTGACGGTGCGGGCCGCGCACGGGCCCGACGGTGCGGTTGTGCGCTGGCGGCCGGGCACGGCTGTGGACGGGCAGCGGGGCGCCGTGGCCGACGGTCGGCGGGGCACCGTCGCCGGCGGTCCGGTGGACGCGTGGCGCGTTCATGACGCGGCCGGGCGCCTGCTCGTGCACGTCCCGGGATCCGCGCGCCAGGCAGACCTCCCCGCGCTCCCCGATCGCACCACCGCACTCACGGTCGAGGCCGTCAACGAGTACGGCAGCAGCGTCGCGCGGGTTGCGGTGCCGCACGGCACGGGCTCTTCCCGGTTCGCGGACGTCGTCCCGGCCGGCAACGTCACCGGCGCGGACGGCGGGGCGCTCGATGGCGTCCGCACGGTCGACGCGGGGGAGGCCGACGCCCGCGGTCTCTCGACCGCGCCGCTCGCGGCGGCGGTGGTGCTGTTGCTCGCCACGGTCGGGGCGCTCGGGGTCACGCTGGCGCGGGCCGGGTCGCTTCGCACCGGGGGCGCAGGACGGCATCGAAAACGTCGCTGCCCGTTCTGA
- a CDS encoding cellulase family glycosylhydrolase has product MKRKFLVASVLAVSGLIGGAVGGTAQAATTALVTKPTADASAKKKKKAVGVAGSATALAAGTAAAPAVPQLGVQMHAMWEMYWNGQTPNAMFDKHLNALAANKVQIVRVDMGWSASQPTSAAPTTTSWHNQRLNTVINRIRAKGMKVFLTAHQSPLWARPGTGSNTMQFPANAASIKPWMTFLAKNYGSRLAGIEVWNEPNLAEFTGVSDSAARVKKFVAVLKAAYAGINAGNAALPVIFGGPAQTDDVFIKQAYAAGAKGAFDIMALHPYQGNQTKAPESTDITGKGRMTNLPAVVAAMKANGDSAKPIWWTEFGTSVHSNAGINQVWLYGVANEQISGDYMVRSFKLAAKQYPQVKVGTIYTAYRPAAGISVHQYGYRLLEADGTVKGQLKMLKAMRDTTPSR; this is encoded by the coding sequence ATGAAGCGCAAGTTCCTGGTAGCCAGCGTGTTGGCCGTGTCGGGTCTGATCGGGGGCGCCGTCGGCGGCACCGCGCAGGCGGCGACCACGGCGCTGGTCACCAAGCCGACCGCTGACGCCTCGGCCAAGAAGAAGAAGAAGGCCGTGGGCGTGGCCGGCTCGGCGACGGCGCTGGCCGCCGGCACCGCCGCTGCTCCCGCCGTCCCGCAGCTGGGTGTGCAGATGCACGCGATGTGGGAGATGTACTGGAACGGCCAGACCCCGAACGCGATGTTCGACAAGCACCTCAACGCGCTGGCCGCCAACAAGGTGCAGATCGTCCGCGTCGACATGGGTTGGTCGGCCAGCCAGCCGACCTCGGCGGCGCCGACCACGACGTCCTGGCACAACCAGCGGCTGAACACGGTGATCAACCGGATCCGCGCCAAGGGCATGAAGGTCTTCCTGACCGCGCACCAGTCGCCGCTGTGGGCCCGTCCCGGCACCGGCAGCAACACGATGCAGTTCCCGGCCAACGCCGCGTCGATCAAGCCGTGGATGACGTTCCTGGCCAAGAACTACGGTTCGCGTCTGGCCGGCATCGAGGTCTGGAACGAGCCGAACCTGGCCGAGTTCACCGGCGTCAGCGACTCCGCCGCTCGGGTGAAGAAGTTCGTCGCCGTGCTCAAGGCCGCCTACGCCGGTATCAACGCTGGTAACGCCGCCCTGCCGGTGATCTTCGGTGGCCCCGCGCAGACCGACGACGTCTTCATCAAGCAGGCCTACGCCGCCGGCGCCAAGGGCGCGTTCGACATCATGGCTCTGCACCCGTACCAGGGCAACCAGACCAAGGCTCCGGAGTCGACCGACATCACCGGCAAGGGCCGCATGACCAACCTGCCGGCCGTCGTCGCGGCGATGAAGGCCAACGGCGACAGCGCCAAGCCGATCTGGTGGACCGAGTTCGGCACCTCCGTGCACTCGAACGCCGGCATCAACCAGGTGTGGCTCTACGGTGTCGCGAACGAGCAGATCAGCGGTGACTACATGGTCCGCTCGTTCAAGCTGGCCGCGAAGCAGTACCCGCAGGTCAAGGTCGGCACGATCTACACCGCGTACCGCCCGGCCGCCGGCATCTCGGTCCACCAGTACGGCTACCGCCTGCTCGAGGCCGACGGCACCGTCAAGGGTCAGCTGAAGATGCTGAAGGCGATGCGCGACACCACCCCGTCGCGATGA
- a CDS encoding EF-hand domain-containing protein — protein MADTSEYATTFGLIDLDNDGLISAAELVQVTGVLGDPITEEAAVAAVTRVDADGDGRISLEEFTAYMGSRPA, from the coding sequence GTGGCAGACACCAGTGAATACGCGACCACCTTCGGCCTGATCGACCTCGACAACGACGGGCTGATCTCCGCAGCGGAGCTGGTCCAGGTGACCGGCGTGCTCGGCGACCCGATCACCGAGGAAGCCGCGGTGGCCGCGGTCACCAGGGTCGACGCCGACGGGGACGGTCGGATCTCGTTGGAGGAGTTCACCGCTTACATGGGGTCACGGCCGGCTTGA
- a CDS encoding amino acid permease, translated as MAVADDTNRPAPDSDEARLAELGYRQELHRTWSGFSNFAISFSIISILAGCFTTFAQAWNNGGPIAISIGWPLISVFILIIGLCLAEMGSAYPTAGGIYWWAARLGGPAAGFYTGWLNLVGLIAVTASIVYACAGFWNITLTLFWSGWGDTFGGDALTQQFFWFVVIMALVCVLNIFSSHLLALINNVSAGWHVLGAAVIIVVLLVASDGHQSADFIFTERINNSGFSDSAWSFWFYVLPLGFLLTQYTITGFDASAHLSEETHAASRTVARGIWTSIFYSAIGGWLLLLAFLWAAKDVGFINSPDNGYGVGSVIAIFSSALSPALFKLVMVIATIGQVFCGIAAMTSLSRMGYAFSRDGAVPGRRLWSRVSPKTGVPVNAVLGGAVAGVAITLPALYKSPAGIPVAFYAVVSVAVIGLYLAFLIPIYYRLRHGSAFQPGPWSLGRHYRWMNVVAAAEIVVISIYFCMPIVPGGVPFTDDFSWFDVNYAPIVTGAVLLAITVWWFTSARKWFAGPRRTIDEEPLTEPATPGAV; from the coding sequence ATGGCAGTCGCCGACGACACGAACCGACCCGCGCCCGACTCCGACGAGGCACGCCTCGCCGAACTCGGCTACCGCCAGGAGTTGCATCGCACCTGGTCCGGTTTCTCGAACTTCGCGATCAGCTTCTCGATCATCTCGATCCTGGCCGGCTGCTTCACCACGTTCGCCCAGGCGTGGAACAACGGCGGTCCGATCGCGATCTCCATCGGATGGCCGCTGATCAGCGTCTTCATCCTGATCATCGGACTGTGCCTGGCCGAGATGGGTTCGGCGTACCCGACCGCGGGCGGCATCTACTGGTGGGCGGCGCGGCTCGGTGGGCCGGCCGCCGGGTTCTACACCGGGTGGCTCAACCTGGTCGGGTTGATCGCGGTCACCGCCAGCATCGTCTATGCGTGCGCGGGCTTCTGGAACATCACGCTGACGCTGTTCTGGAGCGGCTGGGGCGACACGTTCGGCGGCGACGCGCTGACCCAGCAGTTCTTCTGGTTCGTCGTCATTATGGCGCTGGTCTGCGTACTGAATATTTTCAGCTCGCACCTGCTGGCGCTGATCAACAACGTCTCCGCAGGCTGGCACGTGCTCGGCGCCGCGGTGATCATCGTCGTGCTGCTCGTCGCGTCGGACGGCCATCAGAGCGCGGACTTCATTTTCACCGAGCGGATCAACAACTCCGGGTTCTCCGACAGCGCCTGGTCGTTCTGGTTCTACGTCCTGCCGCTCGGGTTCCTGCTCACGCAGTACACGATCACCGGGTTCGATGCCTCGGCACACCTCTCGGAGGAGACGCATGCGGCGTCCCGGACGGTCGCGCGGGGCATCTGGACGTCGATTTTCTACTCGGCGATCGGCGGCTGGCTGCTGCTGCTGGCGTTCCTGTGGGCCGCAAAGGACGTCGGGTTCATCAACTCGCCGGACAACGGGTACGGCGTCGGCAGTGTGATCGCGATCTTCTCGTCCGCGCTGTCGCCTGCGCTGTTCAAGCTCGTGATGGTGATCGCGACGATCGGACAGGTGTTCTGCGGGATCGCGGCGATGACCAGCCTGTCCCGGATGGGGTACGCGTTCAGCCGGGACGGTGCGGTGCCGGGGCGTCGACTGTGGAGCCGGGTGTCGCCGAAGACCGGCGTCCCGGTCAACGCGGTGCTCGGCGGCGCGGTGGCGGGCGTGGCGATCACGCTGCCCGCGCTGTACAAGAGCCCGGCCGGCATCCCGGTGGCCTTCTACGCCGTGGTGTCGGTTGCCGTCATCGGGCTGTACCTGGCGTTCCTCATCCCGATCTACTACCGGCTACGGCACGGGTCGGCGTTCCAGCCGGGGCCGTGGAGCCTCGGGCGGCACTACCGGTGGATGAACGTGGTCGCGGCGGCGGAGATCGTCGTGATCAGCATCTACTTCTGCATGCCAATCGTGCCGGGCGGCGTGCCGTTCACCGATGACTTCAGCTGGTTCGACGTGAACTACGCGCCGATCGTGACCGGCGCGGTGCTGCTCGCGATCACGGTCTGGTGGTTCACGTCCGCCCGGAAGTGGTTCGCCGGCCCACGGCGGACGATCGACGAGGAGCCGCTCACCGAGCCGGCAACCCCTGGCGCGGTGTAG
- a CDS encoding DUF397 domain-containing protein: protein MESQQGGIKWRRSSYCGHASCLEMCRDDQRVLVRNSAAPHGAQLELSAALWREFVEAAKAGAFG from the coding sequence ATGGAATCGCAGCAAGGCGGAATCAAATGGCGCCGATCCAGCTATTGCGGCCACGCGAGCTGCTTAGAGATGTGCCGGGATGATCAACGAGTACTCGTCCGTAACAGTGCAGCGCCCCACGGTGCACAGCTCGAACTGTCCGCCGCGCTGTGGCGCGAATTTGTAGAAGCAGCCAAGGCGGGAGCTTTCGGCTAG
- a CDS encoding DUF397 domain-containing protein — MREIGPRGDAALWQRSSHCGHTSCVEVARLGDESIALRDSKDGTRGRVLIYPARSWSAFVDAAKQGFFDVRR, encoded by the coding sequence ATGCGTGAGATTGGTCCGCGCGGCGATGCGGCTTTGTGGCAGCGGTCAAGTCACTGCGGTCACACGAGCTGCGTCGAGGTTGCGCGACTCGGCGATGAATCGATCGCCCTCAGGGACAGCAAGGACGGCACTCGTGGACGGGTTCTGATCTACCCGGCGCGATCGTGGTCGGCGTTCGTCGACGCTGCGAAGCAGGGGTTTTTCGACGTACGGCGGTGA
- a CDS encoding helix-turn-helix domain-containing protein, with amino-acid sequence MAEASSLSPPTLRRLEVAAALKRHREALELTTAEVLDATGFSASKLSRIETGNRRVQIPDLVRLCELYGLDNDEQERLTKLVGEARRTTRKPVVDNPDYTDLELAASAIDDYKTTIITGLLQTPDYTVALFRRFQPNIPNDLMEKVINDRRRRQEDIFRRPHPPRLNFVMDEAAIRRVVGGRSTMRGQLEHLARLSSEGPLTLQVIPFSVGAHPGMDGLFTIMSFDEAIRDRVYVDGLLPSTFLVAMEDLQRYRSLFGQLQELSLNPEESERLIGSVARAL; translated from the coding sequence GTGGCCGAGGCATCGAGCCTGAGCCCGCCCACCCTCCGACGACTTGAGGTGGCCGCCGCCCTCAAACGCCACCGGGAAGCCCTCGAGCTGACCACGGCGGAGGTGCTCGACGCGACCGGCTTCTCGGCCTCCAAGCTCAGCCGTATCGAGACCGGCAACCGCCGAGTGCAGATCCCGGACCTCGTGCGCCTCTGCGAACTGTACGGCCTCGACAACGACGAGCAGGAACGTCTGACGAAGCTAGTGGGCGAGGCTCGCAGAACCACTCGAAAGCCCGTTGTCGACAACCCCGACTATACCGATTTGGAATTGGCCGCAAGCGCCATCGACGATTACAAGACCACAATTATCACCGGGTTGCTACAAACCCCAGATTACACGGTCGCCCTTTTTCGACGCTTTCAGCCGAACATCCCCAATGATCTCATGGAAAAAGTTATCAACGATCGCCGCCGGCGGCAGGAAGACATTTTCCGCCGCCCGCATCCACCGCGGCTGAATTTCGTCATGGACGAAGCCGCCATCCGTCGGGTGGTAGGCGGACGAAGCACGATGCGTGGACAACTCGAGCATCTGGCCCGACTGAGCTCCGAAGGCCCGCTCACACTTCAGGTCATACCTTTTTCGGTCGGCGCCCATCCCGGAATGGACGGCCTATTCACGATCATGTCGTTTGACGAGGCTATTCGTGACCGGGTCTACGTCGACGGACTACTACCATCCACGTTTCTGGTCGCCATGGAGGATCTCCAGAGATACCGCAGTCTTTTCGGTCAGCTCCAAGAGCTGTCTCTGAACCCGGAGGAGTCGGAGCGCTTGATCGGGTCGGTCGCCCGCGCCCTGTGA
- a CDS encoding RES domain-containing protein, translating to MLLYRVIPYRVDARPGSLGHPLCLTVRQGEGRLDNPAHYTVAYFALEPSGAVGETFADVPDWTAEMFRSAGAGSVWALATYMLANRVSLLELDSASNLVDRGLRPTQVIERNRSASQAWARKIYRERNDFGERLWDGVRWWSYHRPGWRIVGYWGSELPAVLKIEALGLEHPAVVDAAYELGRMFDRPAPSPRPVDGAGLGERSA from the coding sequence ATGCTTCTCTATCGAGTCATTCCGTATCGGGTGGACGCCCGGCCGGGGTCGCTGGGCCATCCGCTGTGCCTGACCGTTCGGCAGGGTGAGGGTCGCCTGGACAATCCGGCGCACTACACCGTGGCGTACTTCGCGTTGGAGCCGAGCGGCGCGGTCGGCGAGACGTTCGCCGACGTGCCGGACTGGACCGCGGAGATGTTTCGCTCGGCGGGCGCGGGCAGCGTGTGGGCGCTGGCCACGTACATGCTGGCCAACCGTGTGTCGTTGCTGGAGCTGGACAGCGCGTCGAACCTCGTCGACCGGGGTTTGCGGCCGACGCAGGTCATCGAACGCAACCGTTCGGCCAGCCAGGCGTGGGCTCGCAAGATCTACCGCGAGCGCAACGACTTCGGTGAACGGCTGTGGGACGGCGTCCGCTGGTGGAGTTACCACCGCCCGGGGTGGCGGATCGTCGGGTACTGGGGGAGCGAACTGCCGGCCGTGCTCAAGATCGAGGCGCTGGGTCTGGAGCATCCGGCGGTGGTGGACGCAGCGTACGAGCTCGGCCGGATGTTCGACCGGCCCGCTCCCTCGCCCCGCCCGGTGGACGGCGCCGGCCTCGGCGAGCGGTCGGCGTGA